Genomic DNA from Candidatus Methylomirabilis tolerans:
CCGCCTCCGCCAACACTCGACGCCACATCCGGGCGTCGTGGCCAAGCCAATTGAGAAACCCAAAGTAGCTCCGCCTCAGTCCGGGCGCGATGTCCGCGGCGATGAGCGCCGCTTCGATGGGGAGTGTCCCCGAGCCGCACATGGGATCGAGCAGGGGTGTACCGAGCTTGCTGAGCGCCGGCCAATCGGCGAGCAAAAGGATTGCCGCTGCGAGAGTCTCCTTCAGCGGCGCCTCGGCGGCCTGGGCGCGATAGCCGCGTCGGTGCAGGCTCTCGCCAGACAGATCGAGGCTGATCGTTGCCTCGTCCTCGTGGAGGTAGACATTGACCCGAACATCCGGCTCGACCACCTTGACCGAGGGGCGCTCATTTTGTTCGTCGCGAAATTGATCGACAATCGCGTCTTTGGTCTTGAGCGCGCCGAAGTGAGCGTGGGTGATCTTAGAGCGGGACGATCGAAAGTCGACGGCGATGGTCTGCGCCGGGGTGAGATGCTCCGACCAGCGAATGGTGCGGACGCCATCGTAGAGCGCGGTCTCGTCTGCGGCGGGGAAGGTGCATAGCGGCATCAAGATTCGATTGGCGGTGCGTGACCACAAGCAGGCGCGATAGGCCAGTTCGAGCTTCCCGCGAAACGAGGCACCGGTCCGCGTCTGCGAGGTGATCTCCGCTCCGAGAGCGCGCAGCTCATCGCACAGCAGGTGCTCCATTCCTTGCGCGGTGGTGGCGAAAAAATCCATGGTCATCTTGCCCTTCGACGAGCGTCGCGTCAGCGAAATCTCATC
This window encodes:
- a CDS encoding 23S rRNA (guanine(2445)-N(2))/(guanine(2069)-N(7))-methyltransferase, encoding MRPHARRRRPSADEISLTRRSSKGKMTMDFFATTAQGMEHLLCDELRALGAEITSQTRTGASFRGKLELAYRACLWSRTANRILMPLCTFPAADETALYDGVRTIRWSEHLTPAQTIAVDFRSSRSKITHAHFGALKTKDAIVDQFRDEQNERPSVKVVEPDVRVNVYLHEDEATISLDLSGESLHRRGYRAQAAEAPLKETLAAAILLLADWPALSKLGTPLLDPMCGSGTLPIEAALIAADIAPGLRRSYFGFLNWLGHDARMWRRVLAEAEAGEIRDAKRIPPIVGFDVDGRAVRMALENVERAGLRGRVHIEKRELSEARPIERRRALRGEGPLGVLVSNPPYGERMGEEDSLGLLYETIGNLLRREFTGWTGYVFTGNPELAKRVGLRAAKRHILWNGAIECRLLEFPISK